The genomic interval CAGCGATAACCTCAAAGGTAAGTGTGGCGAGTGTACCATCTCCATTGCTTTCTCCAGCGAGAGATGCAGCGTTCAGCTTTACAAGATTTCCCTCCACCTTTGGTTGCACAAAGAACCCACCCGCAGGTAGAAATTCACCATTTACCCCTGAGACGAAGCGAAGGGCAGTTGTATCGAACCGCACAGATGCTTGATAACCTGCGACTGATTCGCCGCCTTCAATGTTCAGATTAAGTGCTAACTGTTCTCCGATGCCAGGAGATACAACTGAGGCGGGTAAGATGCTTAGCGTGCTACCGATGGGTGATGTTTCTGGCGTGGTTGAAGGGGGCAAATCCACATTCGTTCCAGTTTTTGGGATCGCCGTGGTGAAATCCGCAGCAAGTCCGACCCGCATATCCCAATATTCACCATGCTGTCGGACCTTAACCAAAAGGAGATTATTGCCGGGTTTAAGAGTCACGGAGAAGGAACTCGTTTTGGATTCTTGAACCGCGGGATCTGATCTACATACCTCTGGATCGCAAGCTAGAATAACATTGACCTTCCGGCAACCGAGACTCGCTGCCGCTTCTCTATGAACCACGTTTCCATTGAGCCAAATTTTGATAGCATCCCCACTCTTCGCCCTCAAAATGACATCTCTTTGTTCACTCGGCGAGATGAGGTTAATCAAGGCATACGCTGTCCGCGCACCTGAGTCGAGCCCCATATCCATTCCAAGGGTACTAACGACATTACTGATGTTATTTGCCCAACAGACGGTCGGGTCAATACACTCGTCCTGTAATAATCCTATGGTTAGGATTTGTAGTAGAGGATTTGGTGTACGCTTCACATTGTATTTATTGCATTGATGTCCTGGCCAATGAATCTCACTGTTTGTCCATCGCAACTGCCCGACGGAATCCCCTTCGCTTACACCATTTTGGGCAACATGTGCCTCTGTAACTGCCCCACCGCTTGCATCAGCAAGGGAATCGATCTCTGTGGATATACCCTGTCCAATTTCCGGGCGAGTAGGAACAACCATCCATAGCCAAGGACCTCGGATATAGTCCTGTTCAGAATCTTCTTCTGGTGTTTCAGGTTGTTTAGATGCTGTGGGTTGTTGGGTGCCACCTGGGTCTCTGCTGGGTTGTTTGGGTGTTTCTGTGCCGGCAGAAACGGAGATCTGCGCCGTCAGTGCGGGGCCGTCATAGTTAGCAATAGCATCTGCGCTAACAATGAAGGTGAGTGAACTATCGGTGTTGATGTTTCCATCAAATTCAAGTTCAATTGTAATTTCGGTGTCGCTTTTCCGCTTAGGTTGATGCCAAGGCATCGTCACGCCATTAATGCCGGATACTGTAACGGCATCTCTGATGTCAAAGATAGAACTTGCGTAAGTCCGCCCACTGAGTGTCAGTGTGACGACGCTTCCATCTAAGGTGGCTTCTGTTAACGGAACGGGGGTTGCGGTTGTTACCTCAAGTGTTTCTGTGCCGGCAGAAACGGAGATCTGCGCCGTCAGTGCGGGGCCGTCATAGTTAGCAATAGCATCTGCGCTAACAATGAAGGTGAGTGAACTATCGGTGTTGATGTTTCC from Candidatus Poribacteria bacterium carries:
- a CDS encoding cohesin domain-containing protein, with the translated sequence METQILMSKCLVLMFIGILMSFGMQGMSYGAPNGVCEVGDVLSPGQSCTYPDTDVKFSVNNDGAAQMSNPPQGLPWFLEWLFGAKLNDSVNFEADINGKAYNFAASKRVDGNWEIEAVSGEGGEQPDPPDAQNDLGQENNEIDEDKNAKNEPIEVTTATPVPLTEATLDGSVVTLTLSGRTYASSIFDIRDAVTVSGINGVTMPWHQPKRKSDTEITIELEFDGNINTDSSLTFIVSADAIANYDGPALTAQISVSAGTETLEVTTATPVPLTEATLDGSVVTLTLSGRTYASSIFDIRDAVTVSGINGVTMPWHQPKRKSDTEITIELEFDGNINTDSSLTFIVSADAIANYDGPALTAQISVSAGTETPKQPSRDPGGTQQPTASKQPETPEEDSEQDYIRGPWLWMVVPTRPEIGQGISTEIDSLADASGGAVTEAHVAQNGVSEGDSVGQLRWTNSEIHWPGHQCNKYNVKRTPNPLLQILTIGLLQDECIDPTVCWANNISNVVSTLGMDMGLDSGARTAYALINLISPSEQRDVILRAKSGDAIKIWLNGNVVHREAAASLGCRKVNVILACDPEVCRSDPAVQESKTSSFSVTLKPGNNLLLVKVRQHGEYWDMRVGLAADFTTAIPKTGTNVDLPPSTTPETSPIGSTLSILPASVVSPGIGEQLALNLNIEGGESVAGYQASVRFDTTALRFVSGVNGEFLPAGGFFVQPKVEGNLVKLNAASLAGESNGDGTLATLTFEVIAVKASTLTLSDVLLSNKAGDSFVPQVENAQITEPTGLKEDVNSDGIVNIQDLVLTASSLGQTGENKTDVNSDGIVNIQDLVLVAGVLGTSAAAPSLFSQSLSTLTAADVKLWLSQVQQVDLIDTTSQRGTLFLEQLLVVLTPKETALLANYPNPFNPETWIPYQLSKPADITLHIYAANGRVVRTLSLGHQPAGMYQSRSRAAYWDGKNEFGEQVASGLYFYTLTAGNFTATRRMLILK